One window from the genome of Bacilli bacterium encodes:
- a CDS encoding iron ABC transporter permease, with translation MEQTLNNRMPSPAFRRFRKIMNFFKKPQNVILLILGILLSIFTIVPIVAIVRDAFVIHTGTIESDSTGRVDGYTLWNFIDLFTGPLAKKNLWVPLGNTLAMSVIACFTALLFGGLVAYLITRTNLKYKKYISSIFIFPYIMPQWTLAMVWRNLFNSASVTGGADGLLAALFNIRLPLWWCSGLFPSAIVLGLHYAPFAYILIGGIFKNMDANLEEAATILNTPRWKIFTRVTLPMVKPAILSTILLVFSSAMGSYPVPHYLNFTTMATRYVEINGSRPGASSIIAIIMMLIGVGILLVNQASTSGRKQYTTVTGKSGQASKINLGKIGKYAVGVVLIVATFFTSIYPIISFTMETFLPNPGDYSGFTLKWWTTSNAGGENGLYGNLGILYNKEIWNSFLGTLRVAFVASILAGTIGFLVGYAVSKSRKSKWAGYVNGIAFLPYLLPSLAVGAAYFVIGLEFSIWGTYLLFILVGTIKYIPFSSRSSLNAMMQISGEIEEAGIIQNIPWWKRMLKIVVPIQKTSIISGYLLPFITAMRELTLFMMLGPMGMIVTTMLDYYDEMGLYAFSSGINLILIITILLCNWLINKLTGASLDKSIGG, from the coding sequence ATGGAACAAACACTCAATAATCGTATGCCATCACCCGCTTTCCGCCGTTTTCGGAAGATAATGAATTTTTTTAAGAAACCTCAAAACGTAATTTTACTAATTCTGGGTATCTTATTATCAATATTTACAATTGTTCCGATCGTTGCTATCGTTCGGGATGCGTTTGTCATACATACGGGAACAATTGAATCCGATAGTACGGGAAGAGTTGATGGGTACACGTTATGGAACTTTATTGACTTATTTACTGGTCCTCTTGCGAAGAAGAATTTATGGGTTCCACTGGGGAACACGTTAGCCATGAGCGTTATCGCTTGTTTTACGGCGCTTCTTTTTGGTGGACTGGTTGCCTATCTTATTACCCGAACAAACTTAAAATACAAGAAGTATATAAGTTCAATCTTTATTTTCCCATATATTATGCCGCAGTGGACCCTAGCGATGGTCTGGCGCAATTTATTTAATAGCGCAAGCGTAACTGGCGGTGCTGATGGCTTACTCGCGGCTCTTTTCAATATTCGTCTGCCTTTATGGTGGTGTTCGGGTCTTTTTCCAAGTGCCATTGTTTTAGGTTTGCACTATGCTCCGTTCGCTTACATCTTAATTGGGGGCATTTTTAAGAATATGGATGCGAACTTAGAAGAAGCCGCTACAATTTTGAATACTCCGCGCTGGAAAATATTCACGCGCGTAACTCTTCCGATGGTTAAACCGGCGATTCTTTCAACCATCCTCCTCGTCTTTAGCAGTGCGATGGGCTCTTATCCGGTTCCGCATTACTTAAATTTTACAACGATGGCTACTCGCTACGTGGAAATAAATGGTTCCCGCCCAGGAGCAAGCAGTATCATTGCCATAATTATGATGCTCATTGGCGTCGGAATTCTTCTTGTTAATCAGGCTTCAACCAGCGGTCGAAAACAATATACGACCGTTACCGGTAAGTCGGGTCAGGCGAGCAAGATTAACCTCGGAAAAATCGGAAAGTATGCCGTCGGTGTGGTGCTTATTGTGGCTACTTTCTTTACGAGTATATATCCGATCATATCCTTTACGATGGAGACCTTCCTCCCCAACCCCGGCGATTATAGTGGTTTCACTTTAAAGTGGTGGACCACTTCCAATGCGGGAGGCGAGAATGGACTTTACGGTAACTTGGGTATTCTTTACAACAAGGAAATATGGAATTCATTTTTAGGAACCTTGCGCGTGGCGTTTGTGGCCAGCATTCTAGCTGGAACCATCGGTTTTTTGGTCGGCTATGCCGTCAGCAAGAGCCGTAAGAGTAAATGGGCGGGATATGTGAACGGCATCGCCTTTTTACCCTATCTACTTCCTTCTTTAGCTGTCGGTGCCGCCTACTTTGTTATCGGACTGGAATTCTCAATTTGGGGAACTTATTTGCTATTCATTCTTGTTGGAACAATAAAATATATACCCTTCTCTAGCCGTTCATCGCTTAATGCAATGATGCAGATTAGTGGAGAAATTGAAGAAGCCGGAATTATTCAAAACATTCCTTGGTGGAAGCGAATGCTGAAGATTGTCGTTCCAATTCAAAAGACATCCATTATCAGTGGCTATCTCTTACCATTTATCACCGCCATGCGTGAGTTAACGTTATTTATGATGCTCGGTCCGATGGGAATGATTGTCACTACCATGCTCGATTATTACGATGAGATGGGATTATATGCCTTCTCAAGTGGTATTAACTTAATTCTTATTATTACAATTTTACTCTGTAACTGGCTGATTAATAAACTAACAGGAGCCAGTCTTGA
- a CDS encoding helix-turn-helix transcriptional regulator — protein sequence MRTGEKITRLRKENNYTQEQLADLLGVSRQSVSKWESDLTLPETDKLIQMAKMFNCSIDYLLNEDKTQKDGTILEVKDENDVDSSQQKSSFESNKPSRDAKHIFLNINMLWGIGYLVISLLLYALPYLTLTATITTGFPPYSSTTTITVSPNVYELISSPNFQSGNFIILLAFLVMLSQTLFSVLLVFIHKKGIHNARFILAFVEFGLWMILLLMFGGYANAGTILLPIISLTNAILIVVLKKLKFTPLAV from the coding sequence ATGAGAACGGGAGAAAAGATTACACGTCTTAGAAAAGAGAACAATTATACTCAGGAACAATTAGCAGATTTACTAGGTGTATCTCGGCAATCAGTTTCAAAGTGGGAATCGGATTTAACGCTTCCTGAAACAGATAAGCTTATTCAGATGGCAAAAATGTTTAATTGTTCAATCGATTATTTGCTCAACGAAGACAAGACGCAAAAGGATGGAACTATTTTAGAAGTTAAAGATGAAAACGATGTAGATTCTAGTCAACAAAAGTCTTCATTTGAAAGTAATAAACCAAGCAGGGATGCTAAGCATATATTTTTAAATATTAATATGCTCTGGGGCATAGGCTATTTAGTTATTTCATTGCTACTTTATGCTCTGCCATACTTAACGCTTACGGCTACGATAACTACTGGATTTCCCCCTTATAGTTCGACAACCACGATTACAGTCTCACCCAATGTTTATGAATTGATTTCTTCACCCAACTTTCAATCGGGCAACTTTATTATCTTACTCGCATTCTTAGTTATGTTAAGTCAGACATTATTTAGCGTTTTATTGGTTTTCATTCATAAAAAAGGAATTCACAATGCCCGGTTTATACTGGCGTTTGTTGAATTTGGATTATGGATGATTCTCTTGTTGATGTTTGGTGGTTACGCTAATGCGGGAACAATCTTATTGCCGATTATTTCGTTGACCAATGCTATCCTAATTGTCGTCTTAAAAAAGCTGAAGTTCACCCCTTTAGCAGTTTAA
- a CDS encoding glycosyl-4,4'-diaponeurosporenoate acyltransferase — MQIVFLSPLWMIILFFTLWPVLQISCALIALAIPNRAYDPDSFFYRSHRFELEGKLYERLFAVKKWKHLLPDGGAIFKKRGYKKKRLESFSKDNLELFLVESARGELTHWLAILPFWIFGFFAPPYIILIMLAYALIVNLPCIIVQRYNRPRIKKILKMMNK; from the coding sequence ATGCAAATTGTATTTTTGTCTCCCTTATGGATGATTATCTTGTTTTTCACTCTTTGGCCCGTGCTACAAATTTCATGTGCGCTTATTGCTCTAGCAATTCCTAATCGAGCGTATGACCCGGACTCATTTTTTTACCGTTCGCACCGGTTTGAATTAGAAGGTAAACTTTATGAGCGTTTATTTGCTGTAAAAAAATGGAAGCATTTGCTACCCGATGGCGGAGCAATATTTAAAAAACGCGGATATAAAAAGAAGCGGCTGGAAAGTTTCTCAAAAGACAACTTGGAGCTATTTCTTGTCGAATCGGCACGGGGCGAACTGACCCATTGGCTGGCTATATTGCCGTTTTGGATTTTTGGCTTTTTCGCGCCTCCCTACATTATTTTAATTATGCTTGCCTATGCTTTAATCGTTAACCTTCCTTGTATTATCGTTCAACGATACAATCGGCCAAGAATCAAAAAGATTTTAAAAATGATGAATAAATAA
- a CDS encoding glycosyltransferase family 2 protein produces the protein MIRPMVELAISVIGLLLCLVLFNHFPRLSLARKKIDNAPSISVIIPARNEGRNIANLLNDLKKQSLPPFEVIVVDDMSSDDTLKIAKSFAVKVISIEEKPDDWLGKSWACQTGADAAKGDFLLFLDADVRLADNALLRLIKTQMEVCTTISVQPYHQTKKLYEQFSVIFNIVQTAADGVSLPWKKTTGLFGPVILISKNDYFSIGGHQSVKNSIIEDIALGKALDKAGLKYNLYVSEGDISYQMYGDGFKSLFNGWTKNIASGASSMSFVNFLLVFLFIASLISVPSNVILYAINFDLLWLLLYCGLYLFWVIVLFFISHKIGRFNPLAIILFPILVLFFTLVFIVSFFIKIFNLKYKWKGRSISGKR, from the coding sequence ATGATAAGGCCGATGGTTGAACTAGCAATTTCCGTTATCGGGCTGTTGCTGTGTCTCGTTCTTTTTAACCATTTTCCCCGTTTATCTTTAGCTAGAAAGAAGATAGATAACGCTCCATCGATTTCGGTAATTATTCCCGCGCGAAATGAAGGCCGAAATATTGCTAATTTACTTAATGACTTAAAAAAACAATCTTTACCTCCTTTTGAAGTAATCGTGGTGGACGATATGTCTAGTGATGACACCCTAAAGATAGCAAAAAGCTTTGCGGTTAAAGTAATTAGCATTGAAGAAAAACCAGATGATTGGCTCGGCAAATCGTGGGCATGTCAAACAGGAGCGGATGCTGCCAAAGGCGATTTTCTTCTTTTCCTTGATGCGGATGTTAGACTCGCTGATAACGCGTTATTAAGATTGATTAAAACCCAAATGGAAGTTTGCACGACCATATCGGTTCAGCCCTATCACCAAACCAAGAAACTCTATGAGCAATTTTCAGTGATTTTTAATATTGTTCAAACCGCCGCTGATGGGGTCTCTCTTCCTTGGAAGAAAACCACGGGATTATTTGGACCGGTAATTCTAATATCTAAGAATGATTACTTCAGTATTGGAGGGCATCAGAGTGTTAAGAACTCAATTATTGAAGATATTGCTTTAGGCAAGGCTCTTGATAAAGCGGGATTAAAATATAATTTATATGTTAGTGAGGGCGATATTTCCTATCAAATGTATGGGGATGGCTTTAAAAGTCTATTTAACGGTTGGACTAAAAATATCGCTTCTGGTGCCAGCAGCATGTCTTTTGTTAATTTTTTGTTGGTTTTCTTATTTATAGCCTCCTTAATTTCGGTCCCGTCTAATGTTATATTATACGCAATTAATTTTGATTTATTATGGCTGCTTCTATATTGTGGTCTGTATCTATTTTGGGTGATCGTACTGTTTTTTATAAGCCACAAGATTGGGCGATTTAATCCTTTAGCAATCATTCTATTTCCAATTTTGGTTTTATTCTTTACTCTAGTTTTTATTGTTTCGTTTTTTATTAAAATTTTTAATTTAAAATATAAATGGAAAGGTCGCTCAATAAGCGGAAAAAGATAA